A stretch of the Pseudomonas helvetica genome encodes the following:
- a CDS encoding ATP-dependent DNA helicase — MSYSVAVRALCEFTAKVGDLDLRFTPSPTALEGIVGHRTVASRRSETYQNEVALEGEYRQLTVRGRADGYDPDQNRLEEIKTYRGELERMPVNHRQLHWAQAKIYGWLMCQKLQLAEIKLALVYFDIVSEKETSLVETWSALELEHFFTLQCGLFLQWAEQEMAHREARNQAAQVLGFAYPDFRPGQRHLAESVFKAVSTGRCLMAQAPTGIGKTVGTLFPMLKAFAPQQLDKVFFLTAKTPGRKLALDAAQVIVDRSDGLPLRVLEMIARDKACEHLDKACHGESCPLAKGFYDRLPAAREAASRVTLLNQTALRGIALEHQVCPYYLSQEMARWADVVVADYNYYFDFSALLFGLAQANQWKVAVLVDEAHNLVERGRQMYSASLDQFALNTLRKSAPEVLKKSLQRVNREWNALHKTQISPYQAYAKAPEKLLQALSLCTTAIGDYLNDHPQGLDAAVQSFYFDALQFSRVAELFDEHFLFDISKRDLGNTRSLSQLCLRNVVPAGFIRPRLTAARSTVMFSATLSPQRYYADLLGLPATTVWIDVESPFNAEQLKVQIVSRISTRFVHRQASLAPIVELMARQFIERPGNYLAFFSSFDYLQQVAQLFAETWPQINLWSQSRGMDEARRQAFLEQFTPTSQGIGFAVLGGAFGEGIDLPGSRLIGAFIATLGLAQLNPVNEQLKQRMAAIFGAGYDYTYLFPGVQKVVQAAGRVIRTQQDQGVVMLIDDRFGESKVQQLLPRWWSVSGRA; from the coding sequence GTGAGCTATAGCGTTGCGGTGCGTGCGCTGTGTGAGTTCACCGCCAAGGTCGGTGATCTCGACCTGCGTTTCACCCCGTCGCCGACTGCCCTGGAAGGCATCGTCGGTCACCGTACCGTCGCTTCGCGGCGAAGTGAGACCTATCAAAACGAAGTGGCCCTCGAAGGCGAATATCGGCAGTTGACAGTCAGGGGCAGGGCGGACGGTTATGACCCCGACCAGAACCGCCTTGAGGAAATCAAAACCTACCGTGGCGAACTGGAGCGGATGCCGGTCAACCACCGCCAGTTGCATTGGGCCCAGGCGAAAATCTACGGCTGGCTGATGTGCCAGAAATTGCAGCTGGCCGAGATCAAGCTGGCGCTGGTGTATTTCGATATCGTCAGCGAAAAGGAAACCAGCCTGGTCGAAACCTGGAGCGCGCTTGAGCTGGAGCATTTCTTCACGCTGCAGTGCGGGCTGTTTCTGCAGTGGGCCGAGCAGGAAATGGCCCATCGCGAAGCGCGCAATCAGGCCGCGCAGGTACTGGGCTTTGCGTACCCGGACTTCCGCCCGGGGCAACGTCACCTCGCCGAATCGGTGTTCAAGGCAGTCAGCACCGGTCGCTGCCTGATGGCCCAGGCTCCGACAGGCATCGGCAAGACGGTCGGCACGCTGTTCCCGATGCTCAAGGCGTTCGCGCCGCAGCAACTGGACAAGGTGTTCTTCCTCACCGCCAAGACACCCGGACGCAAATTGGCGCTGGATGCGGCACAGGTGATCGTCGACCGCAGCGACGGTTTACCGTTGCGAGTGCTTGAGATGATTGCGCGCGACAAAGCCTGCGAGCACCTGGACAAAGCCTGTCACGGCGAATCCTGCCCGTTGGCGAAAGGCTTTTACGATCGCCTGCCGGCGGCCCGTGAGGCGGCGAGCCGAGTGACGCTGCTCAATCAGACGGCCCTGCGCGGGATCGCCCTGGAACATCAGGTATGTCCGTATTACCTGAGCCAGGAAATGGCCCGTTGGGCTGACGTGGTGGTTGCCGATTACAACTACTATTTCGACTTCAGCGCGTTGCTGTTCGGTTTGGCCCAGGCCAACCAGTGGAAGGTCGCGGTGCTGGTGGATGAGGCCCACAACCTGGTGGAGCGCGGTCGGCAGATGTACAGCGCCAGCCTCGATCAATTCGCCTTGAATACGCTGCGCAAAAGCGCCCCCGAGGTGCTGAAGAAGAGCTTGCAGCGGGTCAACCGTGAATGGAACGCGCTGCACAAAACACAGATAAGCCCTTATCAGGCTTACGCCAAGGCCCCGGAAAAACTGTTGCAAGCGCTGTCGCTCTGCACGACCGCCATTGGCGATTACCTCAACGATCACCCGCAAGGGCTGGATGCTGCGGTGCAGAGCTTCTATTTCGATGCGCTGCAATTCAGCCGGGTCGCCGAACTGTTCGATGAACATTTCCTGTTCGACATCAGCAAGCGCGACCTCGGCAACACGCGCAGCCTTTCGCAGCTGTGCCTGCGCAATGTGGTGCCAGCCGGTTTCATCCGCCCGCGCCTGACGGCGGCGCGCAGCACGGTGATGTTTTCCGCGACCTTGAGCCCGCAGCGTTATTACGCCGACCTGCTCGGGTTGCCGGCTACCACGGTGTGGATCGACGTTGAGTCGCCGTTCAACGCCGAGCAACTCAAGGTGCAGATTGTCAGCCGGATCTCCACCCGATTCGTGCACCGGCAGGCCTCGCTTGCGCCGATTGTCGAGTTGATGGCCCGACAGTTCATTGAGCGTCCCGGCAATTACCTGGCGTTTTTCAGCAGCTTTGATTATCTGCAACAGGTGGCGCAGCTGTTTGCCGAGACTTGGCCGCAGATCAACCTGTGGTCACAGTCACGCGGAATGGACGAAGCCCGGCGTCAGGCCTTTCTGGAGCAGTTCACACCCACCAGCCAGGGCATCGGTTTTGCGGTGTTGGGCGGGGCGTTCGGCGAAGGTATCGACTTGCCGGGCTCACGCTTGATCGGTGCGTTCATCGCGACGCTGGGGCTGGCGCAACTGAACCCGGTCAACGAGCAACTGAAGCAGCGCATGGCGGCGATCTTCGGTGCAGGTTATGACTACACCTACCTGTTTCCCGGTGTGCAAAAGGTGGTGCAAGCCGCCGGACGGGTGATTCGTACCCAGCAGGATCAAGGCGTGGTGATGCTGATCGATGACCGCTTTGGCGAAAGCAAGGTCCAGCAGTTGTTGCCGCGCTGGTGGTCGGTCAGCGGGCGCGCGTGA
- a CDS encoding polyamine ABC transporter substrate-binding protein: MRLLKSVVPAALALFCSLGAQAQPSVSVYNWTDYIGTTTLADFQAKTGIKVIYDVFDSNETLEGKLLAGRTGYDVVVPSNHFLARQVKAGAFLKLDRSQLPNWKNLDPKLLALLEKNDPGNAHSVPYLWGTNGIGYNVDKVKKVLGVDHIDSWAVLFEPENLKKLSQCGVSMMDSPDEVFPAVLNYMGMDPLSSNVEDYKKAEAKLLTIRPYITYFHSSKYVSDLANGDICIAFGYSGDVFQAANRAKEAKNGVNIAYAIPKEGGNLWFDLLAVPADAGNAKQAHEFINYLLEPEVIAKVSATVGYANPNPAAKQFMDAELVNNPEVYPSQAVLDKLYISTTPTAEIMRVMTRSWSKVKSNK, from the coding sequence ATGCGTCTATTGAAATCAGTCGTTCCCGCAGCGCTCGCGCTGTTCTGCAGCCTCGGCGCGCAAGCGCAGCCGAGCGTCAGTGTGTACAACTGGACCGACTATATCGGTACGACCACCCTCGCCGACTTCCAGGCGAAAACCGGTATCAAGGTCATCTACGACGTATTCGACTCCAATGAAACCCTGGAAGGCAAACTGCTCGCCGGGCGTACCGGGTATGACGTGGTGGTGCCTTCCAACCATTTCCTGGCTCGTCAGGTCAAAGCCGGCGCGTTCCTCAAGCTGGACCGATCGCAGCTGCCGAACTGGAAAAACCTCGACCCTAAATTGCTGGCACTGCTGGAGAAGAACGACCCGGGTAACGCGCATTCGGTACCGTACCTGTGGGGCACCAACGGCATCGGCTACAACGTCGACAAGGTCAAAAAAGTGCTGGGTGTCGATCACATCGACTCCTGGGCCGTGTTGTTCGAACCGGAAAACCTGAAAAAGCTCAGCCAGTGTGGCGTGTCGATGATGGATTCGCCCGACGAAGTATTCCCGGCGGTGCTCAACTACATGGGTATGGACCCACTCAGCTCGAATGTCGAAGACTACAAGAAAGCCGAAGCCAAGCTACTGACCATCCGCCCATACATCACCTACTTCCACTCCTCCAAGTACGTGTCGGACCTGGCCAACGGCGATATCTGCATCGCCTTCGGCTACTCGGGGGACGTGTTCCAGGCGGCAAACCGCGCCAAGGAAGCGAAGAACGGCGTGAACATCGCCTACGCGATTCCCAAGGAAGGCGGCAACCTGTGGTTCGACTTGCTGGCCGTGCCCGCCGACGCCGGTAACGCCAAACAAGCCCACGAATTCATCAACTACCTGCTCGAGCCGGAAGTGATCGCCAAGGTCAGCGCCACCGTCGGTTACGCCAACCCCAACCCTGCGGCCAAGCAGTTCATGGACGCGGAACTGGTGAACAATCCAGAGGTTTACCCCTCCCAGGCGGTGCTGGACAAGCTGTACATCTCGACCACACCGACAGCGGAAATCATGCGCGTGATGACCCGTTCCTGGAGCAAAGTGAAGTCCAACAAATGA
- a CDS encoding DJ-1/PfpI family protein — protein MLLFLLPQADYDPTESSVPWQALHDAGIEVCFATPKGLPAYADARLVDIGFGPLNSLLMTRKEDLQCYAAMTADEGFKSPMAYAEVDPEQYEGLVIPGGHAKGMRSLLESEDARRIVRHFFDAQKPVAAVCHGVLLLARTLDADNVLSVLHGRKVTALLANTMELPAWWITAPWLGRYYRTYSQTVQAEVTAALASVHDFLPGPRFSQRDSTENPQCGFIVHDGNLLTARWPGDCHRFAAELVSMVHQARSVQTSRRTDRTVGMH, from the coding sequence ATGTTGCTTTTCCTGTTACCTCAGGCTGACTACGACCCCACCGAAAGCAGCGTGCCTTGGCAGGCGTTGCATGACGCCGGAATCGAGGTGTGCTTTGCGACACCAAAAGGCTTGCCGGCCTACGCCGATGCGCGACTGGTGGACATCGGTTTCGGGCCACTGAACTCGCTACTGATGACCCGCAAGGAAGATCTTCAGTGTTACGCGGCCATGACCGCCGACGAAGGTTTCAAATCACCCATGGCCTACGCCGAAGTAGACCCCGAGCAGTACGAGGGGCTGGTGATCCCGGGCGGTCACGCCAAGGGCATGCGCAGTTTGCTCGAATCCGAAGACGCCCGGCGGATTGTCCGGCACTTCTTTGATGCACAGAAACCGGTCGCGGCGGTCTGCCACGGTGTCTTGCTGCTGGCCCGCACGCTGGATGCCGACAACGTTCTTTCAGTGCTGCACGGGCGCAAGGTGACCGCGTTGCTGGCCAACACCATGGAGCTGCCAGCCTGGTGGATCACCGCGCCGTGGCTCGGCCGCTACTACCGCACCTATTCGCAAACGGTGCAGGCCGAAGTCACCGCAGCATTGGCGAGCGTCCATGACTTCTTGCCGGGGCCAAGATTCTCGCAACGTGATTCGACAGAAAACCCGCAATGCGGGTTTATCGTGCATGACGGCAACCTGTTGACCGCACGTTGGCCGGGCGACTGCCACCGTTTTGCCGCGGAGCTGGTCAGCATGGTGCACCAGGCACGCAGTGTTCAGACCTCGCGCCGGACCGACCGGACAGTCGGCATGCATTGA
- a CDS encoding VRR-NUC domain-containing protein — translation MTVNPLEDPFYYLNNFQQVLAWLEQRYADVLSLEEQQFIVDFGQLPRASQALLVRMVMRKGEHFRLGKLHYAEIGEIARAAEPLLTLGWVDEQAPLSIEQLFEVLLKPEILQCFSTAIEQPKAKKSEWLAALSEQFTEAQSFKNWCPTLDDRLLSLTTMDLCDRLRLMFFGNLYQDWSEFVLADLGIFTYEKVEFCAESRGLRSRDDVEAFLYLHDCQLRFEAGEPLEQVVEQIRILQTANPWLERRRAKLLFQIGQHCERIADFPAALTIYRECAYPGARLRLIRVLERCAEFQLALELATHAEHAPESAAEQQQLSRVLPRLRRKLGGPPAPRVKTREVERLDLSLSRIDPALSVEFYVQAHLDEPTAPVHYVENSLINSLFGLLCWPAIFAPLPGAFFHPFQRGPVDLLSEDFHSRRADLFQACLAELDDGRYADTIRQRFRAKSGVQSPFVFWGVLTEELLEQALDCLPAEHLKHWFNRLLLDIKANRAGMPDLIQFWPQHKTYRMIEVKGPGDRLQDNQLRWLEFCHQHQMPIAVCYVQWAEHEA, via the coding sequence GTGACAGTCAATCCGCTCGAAGATCCGTTCTATTACCTGAACAACTTCCAACAAGTGCTCGCCTGGCTTGAGCAGCGCTATGCCGATGTGCTGAGCCTGGAAGAGCAGCAATTTATCGTTGATTTTGGCCAGTTGCCGCGCGCCTCTCAGGCACTGCTGGTCAGGATGGTCATGCGCAAGGGCGAGCATTTTCGCCTCGGCAAGTTGCATTACGCCGAAATAGGCGAGATCGCCCGCGCGGCAGAACCCTTGCTGACCCTTGGCTGGGTTGACGAACAGGCGCCACTTTCGATTGAGCAACTGTTCGAGGTGCTGCTCAAACCGGAAATCCTTCAGTGCTTCAGCACGGCAATCGAACAACCCAAAGCGAAGAAGTCCGAGTGGCTGGCCGCACTGAGCGAGCAGTTCACCGAGGCGCAGTCCTTCAAGAACTGGTGCCCGACGCTGGATGACCGGTTGTTGAGCCTGACCACCATGGATCTGTGCGATCGGCTGCGGCTGATGTTCTTCGGCAACCTGTATCAGGACTGGTCGGAGTTTGTCCTGGCCGATCTTGGGATTTTTACCTACGAGAAAGTCGAGTTTTGCGCCGAGTCCCGAGGCTTGCGCAGTCGTGACGACGTCGAGGCGTTTCTCTATCTGCACGATTGTCAGCTGCGTTTTGAAGCCGGGGAGCCGCTGGAACAAGTCGTCGAACAGATCCGTATATTGCAAACCGCCAACCCCTGGCTCGAACGGCGACGCGCCAAGCTACTGTTTCAGATCGGGCAACACTGCGAGCGCATTGCTGATTTCCCGGCAGCGCTGACGATCTACCGCGAATGTGCGTACCCCGGCGCCAGGTTGCGCTTGATCCGGGTGCTGGAACGTTGTGCCGAGTTTCAATTGGCCCTGGAGTTGGCGACCCACGCCGAACACGCGCCGGAGAGCGCCGCCGAGCAACAACAGCTGTCGCGGGTGCTGCCCCGGTTGCGGCGTAAACTCGGCGGCCCGCCGGCGCCTCGGGTCAAGACGCGCGAGGTTGAGCGCCTGGACCTTAGCCTGTCGCGAATCGACCCGGCACTGTCAGTTGAGTTCTACGTGCAGGCTCATCTCGATGAACCCACGGCGCCAGTGCATTACGTCGAAAACAGCCTGATCAACTCGTTGTTCGGGCTGCTCTGCTGGCCGGCGATTTTCGCACCGTTGCCTGGAGCATTTTTTCACCCATTCCAGCGCGGGCCGGTAGACCTGCTCAGCGAGGATTTTCATTCCCGGCGTGCCGATCTGTTCCAGGCGTGCCTGGCAGAGCTGGACGATGGGCGTTATGCCGATACCATCCGCCAGCGCTTTCGCGCCAAGTCGGGGGTGCAGTCACCCTTCGTGTTTTGGGGCGTGCTGACCGAGGAGCTGCTTGAGCAGGCGCTGGACTGTCTGCCGGCCGAACACCTCAAGCACTGGTTCAATCGCCTGTTGCTCGACATCAAGGCCAATCGTGCCGGGATGCCGGACCTGATCCAGTTCTGGCCGCAGCACAAGACCTACCGGATGATCGAAGTCAAAGGCCCGGGCGATCGCCTGCAAGACAACCAACTGCGCTGGCTGGAGTTCTGCCACCAGCACCAGATGCCTATCGCCGTCTGTTATGTGCAATGGGCGGAGCACGAGGCGTGA
- a CDS encoding helix-turn-helix domain-containing protein → MTESNPLHVQAFNTADVAEQIRATPGWVQHYQQMSPGHFAGLVRYLDLQGVEIYEECMNTRVEQNFSAPPGSLAFCFDRSDNALYVLNGESRNIWITPENYQEVAVVFGPEFVQRNGLNVERLEGLFMAPLNSQQNALFSRWLSGTLTRLSHTIDPPSKDALTQQLLDDCLFILDNACVCLDQGALQRRTGERAIMKRIGEWAADTPEENLNLLELSQVAEVSLRQLQHAFKTYTGMAPTQWLRLRRLNSARRELLNRTATDTTVAEVAMNWSFWHLGRFSSSYRALFKELPSDTLKRACATQPNGRLRR, encoded by the coding sequence ATGACAGAGTCAAACCCCTTGCACGTGCAGGCTTTCAACACCGCTGATGTCGCCGAACAGATCCGCGCGACGCCTGGGTGGGTGCAGCACTATCAGCAGATGTCGCCCGGGCATTTCGCAGGCCTGGTGCGTTATCTGGACCTGCAAGGCGTGGAGATTTACGAGGAGTGCATGAACACCCGTGTCGAGCAGAATTTCAGCGCGCCGCCGGGCTCGCTGGCGTTCTGTTTCGATCGCAGTGACAACGCGCTGTATGTGCTGAACGGCGAAAGTCGCAACATCTGGATCACCCCAGAGAACTATCAGGAAGTGGCTGTGGTGTTCGGCCCGGAATTCGTTCAGCGCAATGGATTGAATGTAGAGCGGCTGGAAGGCCTGTTCATGGCGCCGCTCAACTCGCAGCAGAACGCATTGTTCAGCCGCTGGCTGAGCGGCACCCTGACCCGGCTGTCGCACACCATCGATCCGCCAAGCAAGGACGCGCTGACTCAACAGCTGCTGGACGACTGCCTGTTTATTCTCGACAACGCCTGCGTGTGCCTGGACCAGGGCGCGTTGCAGCGCCGGACAGGGGAGCGAGCGATCATGAAACGGATCGGTGAATGGGCGGCGGATACGCCGGAAGAGAACCTCAATTTGCTGGAGCTTTCCCAGGTCGCCGAAGTCTCGCTGCGCCAGCTGCAACACGCATTCAAGACCTACACCGGCATGGCGCCGACGCAATGGCTGCGTTTGCGCCGGCTCAACAGCGCCCGTCGGGAGTTGCTCAACCGTACCGCGACCGACACCACGGTGGCCGAAGTGGCGATGAACTGGTCGTTCTGGCACCTTGGGCGGTTTTCCAGCAGCTACCGGGCGCTGTTCAAGGAATTACCGAGTGACACCTTGAAGCGCGCTTGCGCCACTCAGCCGAATGGGCGCCTGCGCCGTTAA
- a CDS encoding glutamine synthetase family protein gives MNAPFDQLSSWLKEHKITEVECVVSDLTGIARGKIAPTNKFLHERGMRLPESVLLQTVTGDFVDDDIYYDLLDPADIDMVCRPDSSAIYLVPWAIEPTAIVIHDTFDKLGNPIELSPRNVLKKVLKLYADKGWQPIVAPEMEFYLTQRCEDPDLPLKAPLGRSGRAESGRQSFSIDAANEFDPLFEDVYDWCELQGLDLDTLIHEDGPAQMEINFRHGDALDLADQITVFKRTLREAALKHNVTATFMAKPIGDEPGSAMHLHQSVVDIATGKPIFATDDGQMSELFLHHIGGLQKYIPKLLPMFAPNVNSFRRFLPDTSAPVNVEWGEENRTVGLRVPTSSPEAMRVENRLPGADANPYLAIAASLLCGYLGMIERIEPSAPVQGRAYERRNLRLPITIEDALAHMEDCPTIERYLGAKFVRGYVAVKRAEHENFKRVISSWEREFLLLSV, from the coding sequence ATGAATGCCCCTTTCGATCAGCTGTCCTCATGGCTGAAAGAACACAAGATTACCGAAGTCGAATGCGTGGTCAGTGACCTGACCGGTATCGCTCGCGGCAAGATAGCGCCCACCAACAAGTTCCTGCATGAGCGAGGCATGCGCCTGCCGGAAAGTGTGCTGTTGCAAACGGTAACCGGGGACTTTGTCGACGACGACATTTACTACGACCTGCTCGACCCTGCCGATATCGACATGGTTTGTCGGCCGGATTCTTCAGCGATTTACCTGGTGCCGTGGGCCATCGAGCCGACCGCCATCGTGATTCACGACACTTTCGACAAGCTCGGCAATCCGATCGAACTGTCGCCGCGCAACGTCTTGAAAAAAGTCCTCAAGCTCTATGCCGACAAGGGCTGGCAGCCGATTGTGGCGCCGGAAATGGAGTTCTACCTGACCCAGCGCTGCGAAGATCCGGACTTGCCACTCAAGGCGCCATTGGGTCGCTCGGGTCGAGCCGAAAGCGGGCGCCAGTCGTTCTCCATCGATGCAGCCAACGAATTCGATCCGCTGTTCGAAGACGTCTACGACTGGTGCGAACTGCAAGGTCTGGACCTCGACACGCTGATCCACGAAGACGGCCCGGCGCAGATGGAAATCAACTTCCGTCACGGCGATGCGCTGGATCTGGCCGACCAGATCACTGTGTTCAAGCGCACCCTGCGCGAAGCGGCGCTCAAGCATAACGTCACCGCGACCTTCATGGCCAAGCCGATCGGCGACGAACCGGGCAGCGCTATGCACCTGCACCAGAGCGTGGTCGACATCGCCACCGGCAAGCCGATCTTCGCCACAGACGACGGGCAGATGAGCGAGCTGTTCCTGCACCACATCGGCGGCCTGCAAAAGTACATTCCGAAACTGCTGCCAATGTTCGCACCCAACGTCAACTCGTTCCGCCGCTTCCTGCCGGACACCTCGGCACCGGTGAACGTCGAGTGGGGTGAAGAAAACCGCACCGTGGGGTTGCGTGTACCGACCTCCAGTCCCGAGGCCATGCGCGTGGAAAACCGTTTGCCGGGCGCCGATGCCAACCCGTACCTGGCCATCGCTGCCAGCCTGTTGTGCGGGTATCTGGGCATGATCGAACGCATCGAACCGAGCGCGCCGGTACAGGGCCGCGCCTATGAGCGACGCAACCTGCGCCTGCCGATCACCATCGAGGATGCACTGGCGCACATGGAAGACTGCCCGACCATCGAGCGTTACCTGGGGGCCAAGTTCGTCCGCGGCTACGTCGCGGTCAAGCGCGCCGAGCACGAAAACTTCAAACGGGTGATCAGTTCCTGGGAGCGCGAGTTCCTGTTGCTGAGTGTTTAA
- a CDS encoding GNAT family N-acetyltransferase produces MAAIELHRAQRDELDCIENLMQFYLYDFSEWLPLTIGAHGFFPLQPMLDYWRKPATQAFLIKVDGDIAGFVTVDDAVRFDDVQYNIGYLFVSRRYRGRGVGRFVVSALLQQLPGQWQIFHIDANQPAQAFWSKIIPELTQGQFTLHQLPVDGYPCTLFKFRFTEA; encoded by the coding sequence ATGGCCGCGATCGAGCTGCACCGCGCACAACGGGATGAACTGGACTGCATCGAAAACCTGATGCAGTTCTATCTGTACGACTTCAGCGAGTGGCTGCCGCTGACGATTGGCGCCCATGGATTCTTCCCCCTTCAGCCCATGCTCGACTACTGGCGAAAGCCTGCGACGCAAGCGTTCCTGATCAAGGTTGACGGAGATATCGCCGGGTTCGTGACGGTTGACGACGCAGTTCGTTTCGACGACGTGCAGTACAACATCGGTTATCTCTTCGTCAGCCGCCGCTATCGCGGGCGCGGCGTCGGCAGGTTTGTGGTGTCTGCCCTGCTCCAGCAGCTTCCCGGTCAGTGGCAGATTTTTCATATCGACGCCAATCAGCCGGCGCAGGCGTTCTGGTCAAAAATCATCCCCGAGCTGACCCAGGGTCAGTTCACTCTTCATCAGCTTCCCGTCGACGGCTACCCGTGCACGCTGTTCAAGTTTCGGTTCACTGAGGCTTGA
- a CDS encoding YgdI/YgdR family lipoprotein has protein sequence MNIRILSMPLAIVGLLALGGCASPTVVTLQNGTQYLTQDTPKTKGTDGFIEFKDISDAKIKVKADDVATIRTGK, from the coding sequence ATGAATATCCGTATTCTGAGCATGCCCTTGGCGATCGTAGGCTTGCTGGCATTAGGCGGTTGCGCGTCGCCAACGGTGGTGACGTTGCAGAACGGTACGCAATATTTGACCCAGGACACGCCGAAAACCAAAGGCACAGACGGTTTCATTGAGTTCAAGGACATTTCCGACGCCAAGATCAAGGTCAAGGCGGACGATGTCGCCACCATCCGCACCGGAAAATGA
- a CDS encoding cupin domain-containing protein, whose translation MSNNSTTQPATGSAEPHFLGTRIRGLRKRRGMTLAELAHMSELTAGYISQLERNLAYPSIPALFNIARSLGVTIQWFFASEANTAPEDHGYVVRKNSRMSVHYEDGIVDQLLTPQPNRQLEMLHSRFPPGTYSQHSYSHEGEEAGYLLSGTFELWVAERHFQLNEGDSFSFSSQEPHRYGNPGDVDAVVIWVITPPTF comes from the coding sequence ATGAGCAACAACAGCACGACACAGCCCGCAACCGGCAGCGCCGAACCGCATTTTCTCGGCACGCGGATTCGCGGCCTGCGCAAACGTCGGGGCATGACCCTGGCGGAGCTGGCGCACATGAGTGAGTTGACGGCAGGCTACATCAGCCAGCTCGAACGCAACCTCGCCTACCCCTCGATTCCCGCGCTGTTCAACATCGCCCGAAGCCTGGGCGTGACCATCCAGTGGTTCTTCGCCAGCGAAGCCAACACCGCGCCCGAAGACCACGGTTACGTGGTGCGCAAGAACAGCCGCATGAGCGTGCATTACGAAGACGGCATCGTCGACCAACTGCTGACCCCGCAACCCAACCGTCAGCTGGAAATGCTCCATTCACGCTTCCCGCCAGGCACCTACAGCCAGCACAGCTACAGCCACGAAGGCGAAGAAGCCGGTTATCTGCTGTCGGGCACTTTCGAGTTGTGGGTCGCAGAACGTCATTTCCAGCTCAACGAAGGCGACAGCTTCAGTTTTTCCAGCCAGGAACCCCACCGCTATGGCAACCCCGGCGACGTCGATGCAGTGGTGATATGGGTGATTACCCCGCCGACATTTTAA
- a CDS encoding FAD-binding oxidoreductase encodes MNQIAINLSAEHARSYYNASANAMAQHPTLTSDLQADVCVIGGGFTGVNTAIELAQRGLSVILLEGRRIGWGASGRNGGQLIRGIGHDVSGFARYVGQEGVRYLERAGTESVEVVGNRIREHGIDCDLRWGFCELANTPAQFAAFQLEQETLDAQGYAHATRLVRPEDMRQVVNSGVYAGGLVDMGSGHLHPLNLVLGEARVAESLGVRVFEQSPALEIIHGSTVQVRCAGGTVRAGSLVLGCNAHLEDLEPQLSGKVLPAGSYIIATEPLSAQAAAELIPQNLALCDQKVGLDYYRLSADRRLLFGGACHYSGRDPADIAAYMRPKMLKVFPQLADARIDYQWGGRIGITANRFPQVGRLSQYPNVFYAQGYSGHGLNVTHWTARLLAEAIHAGHSHGLDVFSAVPHMTFPGGRALRTPLLALGMLWHRLREVLG; translated from the coding sequence ATGAATCAGATCGCTATAAACCTGTCGGCGGAACACGCCCGCTCCTATTACAACGCCTCGGCCAATGCGATGGCGCAACACCCGACGCTGACGTCGGATCTGCAAGCCGACGTCTGTGTGATTGGCGGTGGTTTTACCGGCGTCAACACCGCGATTGAGCTGGCCCAGCGCGGACTCTCGGTGATTCTGCTGGAGGGGCGAAGGATCGGCTGGGGTGCCAGCGGCCGCAATGGCGGGCAGTTGATCCGCGGCATTGGCCACGACGTTTCGGGTTTTGCCCGTTATGTCGGCCAGGAAGGCGTGCGCTATCTGGAGCGCGCCGGCACCGAATCGGTCGAGGTGGTGGGCAATCGCATCCGCGAGCACGGCATCGACTGCGACCTGCGCTGGGGTTTTTGCGAACTGGCCAATACCCCCGCGCAGTTTGCCGCGTTTCAGTTGGAGCAAGAAACCCTGGACGCCCAGGGTTATGCCCATGCAACCCGCCTCGTCAGGCCCGAAGACATGCGCCAGGTGGTGAACTCCGGTGTGTACGCAGGCGGACTGGTGGACATGGGCTCCGGCCATCTGCACCCGCTCAACCTGGTGCTCGGCGAGGCTCGGGTCGCCGAGTCGCTGGGGGTGCGGGTTTTCGAGCAAAGCCCGGCGCTGGAGATCATCCATGGCAGCACCGTGCAGGTTCGCTGCGCAGGCGGCACGGTGCGCGCCGGAAGTCTGGTGCTGGGCTGCAACGCGCACCTGGAGGATCTGGAACCACAGCTCAGCGGCAAGGTGCTGCCGGCGGGCAGTTACATCATCGCGACCGAGCCATTGTCAGCGCAGGCTGCCGCCGAATTGATCCCGCAGAACCTGGCGCTGTGCGACCAGAAAGTCGGACTCGACTATTACCGATTATCAGCAGACCGGCGCCTGCTGTTCGGCGGCGCCTGCCATTATTCCGGGCGCGATCCAGCGGACATCGCCGCCTACATGCGCCCGAAAATGCTCAAGGTGTTCCCACAGCTGGCCGATGCGCGCATCGACTATCAATGGGGCGGCAGGATCGGTATCACCGCCAATCGTTTCCCCCAGGTCGGGCGGTTGTCGCAGTACCCGAACGTGTTTTATGCCCAAGGCTATTCCGGTCATGGCCTCAACGTCACACACTGGACCGCGCGATTGCTGGCCGAAGCGATTCATGCCGGACACAGCCACGGCCTGGACGTCTTCAGCGCAGTGCCGCACATGACCTTTCCAGGTGGCCGTGCATTGCGTACACCGCTCCTGGCACTGGGCATGTTGTGGCATCGTTTGCGTGAGGTGCTAGGTTAA